In Plantibacter sp. PA-3-X8, one DNA window encodes the following:
- a CDS encoding bifunctional PIG-L family deacetylase/class I SAM-dependent methyltransferase: MPAFDHRDPGTSAAAWATRLHELDLPVWDGWRHATGVVVLSPHPDDESLGAGGLIAAAAAAGIPVEVLLVTLGEGSHPDSPTTTPEELAPRREAEFIDAVGRLHPTVGYEVLHIPDGGLDAERAGIAGRLRAAVATAGSRPLIVAPWRGDGHRDHRIAGELATALATELDLALVEFPIWLWHWADTDDATLPWAEARIVPLDAAAHGAKIAAMDAYPSQTEPLSDAPGDEAIVDHHHLQHYARRFEVLFPNGRALDLAAGSDTDAGAAADTDADPAGTDAVTAATADATSRSKESFEDHYRDHPDGWDFGSWYEERKRRVLLAALPRQRYGSVLELGCATGVLTERLADRSDDVLGVDIAEAPLEIARRRVPAARFERGTLPDDWPSGAFDLVVMSEVGYYLSATDLDRVIDRLVGSLTPGGSIVACHWRHPDDHATTSAEFVHRRLLERWPGRRSIQHVEDDFLLDVLVPADEASIAAVDGLTG, from the coding sequence GCACCCCGACGACGAGTCACTCGGAGCCGGCGGGCTGATCGCGGCCGCCGCAGCCGCCGGGATCCCGGTCGAGGTCCTCCTCGTGACCCTCGGCGAGGGATCGCACCCCGACTCACCGACCACCACGCCCGAGGAACTCGCCCCGCGCCGGGAGGCCGAGTTCATCGATGCCGTCGGTCGTCTCCACCCGACGGTCGGGTACGAGGTCCTGCACATCCCGGACGGCGGCCTCGACGCCGAACGCGCGGGCATCGCGGGGCGACTGCGTGCAGCCGTCGCCACCGCCGGATCGCGACCGCTCATCGTCGCCCCCTGGCGCGGCGATGGGCACCGCGACCACCGGATCGCGGGCGAACTCGCCACGGCCCTCGCGACCGAGCTCGACCTCGCGCTCGTGGAGTTCCCCATCTGGCTCTGGCACTGGGCCGACACCGACGACGCGACCCTGCCGTGGGCCGAGGCGCGGATCGTCCCGCTCGACGCGGCGGCGCACGGGGCGAAGATCGCCGCGATGGACGCCTACCCCTCGCAGACGGAGCCCCTCTCGGACGCACCGGGCGACGAGGCGATCGTCGACCACCACCACCTGCAGCACTACGCGCGGCGGTTCGAGGTGCTGTTCCCGAACGGGCGTGCGCTGGACCTCGCGGCGGGATCCGACACGGATGCAGGTGCGGCGGCGGACACCGACGCCGACCCCGCCGGCACCGATGCCGTGACGGCTGCGACGGCCGATGCGACCTCGCGGTCGAAGGAGTCGTTCGAGGACCACTACCGCGATCACCCCGACGGCTGGGACTTCGGTTCCTGGTACGAGGAGCGCAAACGTCGGGTCCTCCTCGCCGCCCTGCCGCGCCAGCGTTACGGCTCGGTGCTCGAACTCGGCTGCGCGACGGGCGTGCTCACGGAGCGGCTCGCGGACCGCAGCGACGACGTGCTCGGTGTCGACATCGCCGAAGCGCCCCTCGAGATCGCCCGTCGCCGGGTGCCTGCCGCCCGGTTCGAACGCGGCACGCTCCCGGACGACTGGCCGAGTGGTGCCTTCGACCTCGTGGTGATGTCGGAGGTCGGCTACTACCTGTCGGCGACCGACCTCGACCGGGTGATCGACCGCCTCGTCGGCTCGCTCACGCCCGGCGGGAGCATCGTCGCGTGTCACTGGCGGCACCCGGACGACCACGCCACGACCTCGGCCGAGTTCGTCCATCGCCGCCTGCTCGAACGCTGGCCCGGCCGTCGGTCGATCCAGCACGTCGAGGACGACTTCCTGCTCGACGTCCTCGTGCCTGCCGATGAGGCGAGCATCGCTGCGGTGGACGGTCTGACGGGCTGA